From the Halococcus salifodinae DSM 8989 genome, one window contains:
- a CDS encoding 6-hydroxymethylpterin diphosphokinase MptE-like protein, with the protein MQFEAWEPVYEAILDDFGFDRVADERVRDILAGFAEPFDLDRLDLTGESVVIAGAGPSLETDLDSLSDELLSEGTVFAASTAADRLHEIGFEIDCMVTDLDKNPDTVRDLTARGTPVAVHAHGDNEPLVREVVPTLDATNVLATTQAAPVGPVQNFGGFTDGDRAAFLADHCGARSLKFVGWDFDDDSVDAMKQQKLTWAERLLYWLERRRDERFTVLDGRRDGIDIGALPIK; encoded by the coding sequence ATGCAGTTCGAGGCGTGGGAGCCAGTCTACGAAGCCATCCTCGACGACTTCGGGTTCGACCGCGTGGCCGACGAGCGCGTGCGAGACATCCTCGCCGGCTTCGCCGAACCGTTCGATCTCGATCGACTCGACCTCACGGGCGAATCAGTCGTGATCGCCGGCGCTGGCCCCTCACTCGAAACCGACCTCGACTCGTTATCGGACGAACTGCTCTCGGAGGGAACCGTGTTCGCCGCCTCGACCGCGGCCGATCGTCTTCACGAGATCGGCTTCGAGATCGACTGCATGGTTACAGATCTCGACAAGAACCCCGACACGGTGCGCGATCTCACTGCACGCGGAACGCCGGTCGCGGTCCACGCCCACGGTGACAACGAACCGCTGGTCCGAGAGGTCGTCCCGACGCTCGACGCGACGAACGTGCTCGCGACGACTCAAGCCGCACCCGTCGGACCGGTCCAAAATTTCGGCGGATTCACCGACGGCGACCGCGCGGCCTTCCTCGCCGATCACTGTGGGGCGCGTAGTCTGAAGTTCGTCGGCTGGGACTTCGACGACGACTCGGTGGACGCGATGAAACAGCAGAAACTCACGTGGGCCGAACGATTGTTGTACTGGCTCGAACGCCGCCGTGACGAGCGATTCACCGTGCTCGATGGACGGCGTGACGGGATCGATATCGGGGCGTTGCCGATCAAGTAG
- a CDS encoding quinone oxidoreductase family protein — MQAIEVTKFGGRDVIETTDRDMSEPGPGEVRIDVAAVGVNFADIMQRRGHYQGGPSPPYVPGMEAAGTIDAVGEGVDREVGERVVAMTNEGYAESVTADAAGLFDVPEPMEFTEAAGFPVQFLTAHNTLFEWGGLEEGERVLIHAAAGGVGTAATQLASEAGAEVFGTASTQDKLDLAERLGVDHPINYTETDFAEEVNDLTDVKGVDLVLDGIGGDTTTESLDCLTHFGRMVSYGAASGEPGYPDTSTLLFNNYTVYGYHLGQSMQRDPERVLSAVPNLTELLTEGDLEVIVGETFPLEDAAAAHEHIENRESTGKVVLEP, encoded by the coding sequence ATGCAGGCCATCGAAGTCACCAAATTCGGCGGACGTGACGTCATCGAGACGACCGACCGCGACATGTCCGAGCCGGGCCCCGGCGAGGTCCGGATCGATGTCGCAGCGGTAGGCGTCAACTTCGCGGACATCATGCAGCGCCGGGGTCATTACCAGGGCGGGCCGAGTCCGCCCTACGTGCCCGGAATGGAGGCTGCCGGCACGATCGACGCAGTCGGTGAGGGTGTCGATCGCGAGGTCGGCGAGCGCGTGGTCGCGATGACCAACGAAGGCTACGCCGAATCCGTCACCGCCGACGCCGCGGGGCTGTTCGACGTTCCCGAACCGATGGAGTTCACCGAAGCCGCGGGCTTCCCGGTACAGTTCCTGACTGCCCACAACACCCTGTTCGAGTGGGGTGGATTGGAGGAGGGCGAGCGCGTCCTGATCCACGCGGCGGCGGGCGGCGTCGGCACCGCGGCGACCCAACTCGCGAGTGAGGCCGGTGCTGAGGTCTTCGGCACCGCGAGCACCCAGGACAAGCTCGATCTCGCCGAACGCCTCGGCGTGGATCACCCGATCAACTACACGGAGACCGACTTCGCCGAGGAAGTCAATGATCTCACCGACGTCAAGGGCGTCGATCTCGTGCTTGACGGGATCGGTGGCGACACCACCACCGAGAGCCTCGACTGCCTCACCCACTTCGGTCGGATGGTTTCGTACGGCGCGGCGAGCGGCGAACCGGGCTATCCCGACACCAGTACGCTGCTGTTCAACAACTACACCGTCTACGGCTACCACCTCGGACAGTCGATGCAGCGCGACCCCGAGCGTGTGCTGAGCGCCGTGCCGAATCTCACCGAACTGCTGACCGAGGGTGACCTCGAAGTGATCGTCGGTGAAACCTTCCCGCTCGAAGACGCTGCCGCAGCACACGAGCACATCGAGAACCGCGAAAGCACTGGAAAAGTCGTTCTCGAACCCTAA
- a CDS encoding AI-2E family transporter — translation MASVLDGYDRSRIPLWLVAIALGAALAFVVYRYIGTFVLGLFVYYITRPIHRRIADWIPTSSLAAAVSLLSITLPIILLVAYTVSVAVTELQSLAGTNADQLDALVQPILADGGLGIDNLRELVTSAVQNPEQYLGPGGLESLGEALGTTTGYLGAVGNALLHLFIVLALAFYLLRDDHKLAAWFRTELAGERTAAYAYLNAVDRNLKTIYFGNILNAFATAILAAISYNALDVVSPPEIGVPSATLLGLLTGVGSLVPVVGMKIVYIPVALVLAGQAALVDPTLLWFPVVFAAVSLVIVDTIPDLVLRPYVSGRSLHTGSVMIAYIVGPLLFGWYGLFLGPLILVLVVHFARIILPELVRGEAVTTRATAGNPLDPDDVIDVPEPEPVEPAGETDPEDGFETDTDIETEVDEQPQQSSQPSDDGTVEDE, via the coding sequence ATGGCCAGCGTGCTCGACGGCTACGACCGCTCGCGAATCCCGCTGTGGCTGGTGGCGATCGCCCTCGGGGCCGCGCTCGCGTTCGTCGTCTATCGGTACATCGGCACGTTCGTCCTCGGGCTGTTCGTTTATTATATCACGCGCCCGATCCACCGCCGGATCGCGGACTGGATCCCGACATCGAGCCTCGCTGCGGCGGTCTCGCTGCTGTCGATCACGCTCCCGATCATCCTGCTCGTCGCGTACACGGTCTCGGTGGCCGTCACCGAGCTCCAGAGCCTCGCCGGCACCAACGCGGACCAGCTCGACGCCCTCGTCCAGCCGATCCTCGCGGATGGCGGGCTCGGGATCGACAACCTGCGCGAGCTGGTGACCTCGGCGGTACAGAACCCCGAGCAGTATCTCGGGCCGGGCGGGCTCGAATCCCTCGGCGAGGCGCTCGGCACGACGACGGGGTATCTCGGTGCGGTCGGCAACGCACTCCTCCACCTGTTCATCGTGCTTGCGCTCGCGTTCTACCTCCTCCGTGACGATCACAAGCTCGCTGCGTGGTTCCGGACCGAACTCGCGGGCGAGCGAACGGCGGCGTACGCCTACCTCAATGCGGTCGATCGCAATCTCAAGACGATCTACTTCGGGAACATCCTCAATGCCTTCGCGACCGCGATCCTCGCGGCGATCTCGTACAACGCTCTCGACGTCGTCAGCCCTCCCGAAATCGGGGTCCCGTCGGCCACCCTGCTGGGACTGCTCACCGGCGTTGGCAGCCTCGTTCCCGTGGTGGGGATGAAGATCGTCTACATCCCTGTGGCGCTCGTCCTCGCCGGCCAGGCCGCCCTCGTCGACCCGACGCTTCTCTGGTTCCCGGTGGTGTTCGCGGCGGTCTCGCTCGTGATCGTCGACACCATTCCGGACCTCGTCCTCCGGCCGTACGTCTCGGGCCGCTCGCTCCACACCGGTTCGGTGATGATCGCGTACATCGTCGGCCCCCTCCTCTTTGGGTGGTACGGCCTGTTTCTCGGCCCGCTCATCCTCGTGTTGGTCGTCCACTTCGCCAGGATCATCCTGCCCGAACTCGTCCGCGGCGAGGCGGTGACAACGCGGGCGACCGCGGGCAACCCGCTCGATCCCGACGACGTCATCGACGTCCCGGAGCCCGAACCGGTCGAACCAGCGGGCGAAACGGACCCGGAAGACGGCTTCGAAACGGACACGGATATCGAAACCGAGGTCGACGAGCAGCCACAGCAGTCATCGCAGCCGTCGGACGACGGAACCGTCGAAGACGAGTAA